In one window of Solanum pennellii chromosome 2, SPENNV200 DNA:
- the LOC107009745 gene encoding putative pentatricopeptide repeat-containing protein At3g15200, whose translation MSTKELYRRIQRFYSFQPKMTSRFHRLMHTIFDEENCALEVQTLLKNKTDKSVSEIFQSLSNCNFTLSEDFILNVLKRHRSYWKPTFILFKWILAGENPCRYSPNTELFKEILDILGRMKRFDELNQVLDEMSKRGNLVSEKTYGIVINRYAVAHRVEDAKEFFYKRKKFGLELDLIAFQTLLVCLCRYKHVEDAEFLFYNKIIEFKDNIKTQNIILNGWCVLGNSQEAKRFWNDIVTSKCKPDKFTYGIFIKLLCKSGKISRAVELFQTMWEKGCVAICNCIIDGLCFKKRIPEALEKNLKFEKGEGIKK comes from the coding sequence ATGTCAACTAAAGAACTCTACCGGAGAATTCAGCGTTTCTACAGTTTTCAACCCAAAATGACGAGTCGCTTTCATCGCCTAATGCACACAATATTCGACGAAGAAAACTGCGCGTTGGAAGTGCAGACCCTTCTCAAGAATAAAACAGATAAATCAGTGAGTGAAATTTTTCAATCTCTAAGTAATTGCAATTTCACATTATCTGAAGATTTCATTCTAAACGTGCTTAAACGGCACCGTTCTTATTGGAAACCAACTTTTATCTTGTTCAAATGGATATTAGCAGGTGAAAATCCATGTAGGTATTCACCAAATACTGAATTATTCAAGGAAATTCTCGATATTCTTGGTCGTATGAAACGTTTTGATGAACTCAACCAAGTGCTCGACGAAATGTCGAAGAGAGGAAATTtggttagtgaaaaaacttatgGTATTGTGATTAATAGATATGCTGTAGCTCATAGAGTTGAAGATGCAAAAGAGTTTTTCTATAAGAGGAAAAAATTTGGTTTGGAACTTGATCTAATTGCTTTTCAAACTCTTCTTGTGTGTTTATGCCGATACAAACATGTTGAAGATGCTGAATTCTTGTTCTATAATAAGATAATTGAGTTTAAGGATAATATTAAAACTcagaatattattttgaatggATGGTGTGTTTTGGGGAATTCACAAGAGGCGAAGAGGTTTTGGAATGATATTGTGACTTCAAAATGTAAGCCGGATAAATTTACATATGGGATATTCAtcaaattattatgtaaatCAGGGAAAATAAGCAGGGCGGTAGAGTTGTTCCAGACAATGTGGGAAAAAGGGTGTGTTGCAATTTGTAATTGCATTATTGATGGATTGTGTTTCAAGAAGAGGATTCCCGAAGCCCTtgagaaaaatctgaaatttgaaaagGGAGAAGGgataaagaag